Genomic DNA from Panthera leo isolate Ple1 chromosome A1, P.leo_Ple1_pat1.1, whole genome shotgun sequence:
TTGGATTTCaatcaaaaatattcatataaattattataatactgtaatataatataaaataataaagaaaaatgcaaaatataaagaaaaataaattaacctgcacttgcctttgaaaaccttcatgactagtgtgaaggagacaagagagagaagggtTATTGCATAGGATGACTTTccctatcactaacggaatcacttctatctattggctcaatggaatctttttctgaatATGGGCCATTGTATACTCTCGCACGGATGTtaactacagtacagtattaataaactcttgtcatatactgtatttaatgtaactggcaataaggcagcagaaaaagcatctgtatttgcaggcagcctgacctaaaaatgaaacaaagcattcctaagcttactcctatatggaaaagcagaggacggtccataggtgctttgaagtgacaaaaaatacactagtgccagttgtgggcaacttccaatgttctgaaaaatcactgatttctgacAAACACCCCAGTCTGAGACAAAGCATCCAAACATGGGAGATAATCATCCACAATTCcacagtgagaaagagagagaagaaccattgattcagttgtgatcatgtgacatttggtgtcaCATACCACTCATATGGCAAGAAATTGCCCATTTctcaagttaaattttattagaaatatttgcttacCTTGCAGAACACTGGTAGAACGAGTTACTCACAATCAAAGGTTTGACTGTATATCTCCAGTCCATCTGTTCCagagtgtcattcaaagtcactttTTCCTTGTTGTTTTCGTGTGTAAATAATCTTTCCATTGATgtagtggggtgttaaagtcctctactattattacattattatttattaattattttatgattGTTGTTAACCATTTTATATATCTGGGTGTTCTTGAGAtggttacatatatatttaaaattgtaatacTTTTCTTGATGAGTTGTTTCTCTTATATAGTGTTCTTCATCTCCTTTACAGTCTTTATCttagtctattttgtccaatatagtTATTAttgctactccagttttcttttgatgtctattCTCCTGATAGATGTTTCTCACTTTAAATCTGCAGGcatctttagatctaaaatgagtctcttatagacagcatacaGATAGGTCTAATTCTTGTATTCATTCTGTCACAACATGTctttttatttgaacatttagtacatttacattcaaagtaattattgacatatatgtatttattatcattttattattttgtttttggttgttactgattattttctcttgtcttttcttgtgtttctctggatcatgttttgctgattttctttagtgacatttggatttctttctctttactatttgtttttttttaatttttaacgtcttttatttatttttcagaaagagacagagacagagccctagtgggggaggggtagagagagagggagacacagaatctgcagcaagctccaggctctgatctgtcagcacagatgtcgaacacaggacttgaactcacaaacggtgagatcatgacctgagccaaagttggatgcgcaactgactaagccacccaggcaccccactatttGAATtcttattagtggtttttgaaaTATGGTTACCATTAcatttgtatataacatcttctgcatatagcagtctaaaTTAATTTGTGGTGTTTAcatttgaaacaatattttacTCCTCTTCCCcgcattttaggtatatgttgttataatttattcatttatttattttgagagcaaggagagtggagggacagagataaacagagagagaattccaaacaggttcTTCACTGCTAATgtgatctcactaaccatgagatcctTGCCTGAGCTAAAAtagagttggactcttaatcaactgagccatccaggtgcccctatgttgttatattttatatacatattttgtttagtcctttgaatgattttttacagaaatatgtaATGTTATTGATTTTGTGATTCTTATCTTTATAGTTACTTGTATTATCTCCCTTAAAATCAAACAtccccctttaatatttcttactatttatttaattaaataaaataaataactaatatttcTGGTTTCTTggccatgaactcctttagttttgtttgtatGGGAAACTCTCACTCATTCTCCTGTCTTTCTTTGGTCCTTTTatccttctgtcttctttatcctttctgtctgcttttgtcttgttgcttttacgttttttaatcactttattttGCCCATTTACTCCCAATATAATTTGGTGTGGATcggcttttgttgattttgatgggagttccaTCGGCCTCCTGGGTCTAGacatgtttccttccccaaattagggacTTTTTCAGCTATTGTACATTCAAATTAATATTCtctaccttttctctctcttcttctgggactcctataatatgaatattattacatttgatggaatcactgatttctctaagcctattctcattttgtgtatttcttttttctttcttttgctcagcttgattacttttcATTACTCTGTGTTCTTGGTCActaattcatttttctgctttttaatccTGCTCGTTATTCCCCCAAGTATGTTTCACTTATTGAgactttatctctgctatgtcaTTCCTTATCTCTGTAGTAAGGGCCTCACTCATGTCTTCCATTCTTCACTCATGTCcaatgagtatccttatgatcattactttacaTTTcctatcaggcatgttacttgtATCTGTCTCTCTTTGATCTCTAGCTGtagtgttttcctattttttactTGGGatgagtttccattttcttaatttgtctaaATTTCTGGGACTCTTTCTGCATTTTTGAAGTCAGCTATTTCTCCTGTTGTTGAGGGCAATGTCCTTATGAAGTAAAGATTTGCAATGGTCTGAGGTGTGGTGTCTcctgttccccagggcctggtgcttcccAGAGTGTCTCCAATGTGTGCTGCATGTGCTCTGATATTTTGTTCTGGCTGCTTTATCCATCAGTAGAGTCAACTTGCAAAGGCCCTCTTTGCTTAGTGAAGGTAGTTTTAGGTCCTGGAGCTGAATGTGGTGTATTTTAACTAGATGTGCTTTGTTatctttgtgaaatgagacctatCACTACCAACACCTTAATCTaggctctgaaaaaaaaaggggggtgatGTGGTTTAGCAAGGATTTGGGCTGGGCTTCTTGGGAGGGGGCATTGtgtgctgggactgaggcaagtgtgACTGGAGAGGGAGTTCCACCAGGGCAGGGGGGAGTTGGTGTAAGCATGTTAGGTAGCAAAAGTCAGTGCTGAACTGGTTCCAAGAGGCAGCCTTGTGCTTATGCTGAGGGGACGGAGAGGGAAATGGCCCAGGCCATTTCCTTTGTTCCAAGAGGGATCTCTGCATAAATGCTGTCTCTCTGAGACAAGCTCCAAAATGAGCAAATAACTTCTCTATTGGGTGCCCCAGGCTTTTTTCAGAGtgctgtttccatgctgtatgtCTGCGGGTTGTTTGCCTACCTTCCTTCCAAGAGAACACCAATGCTTTATGTACTCTATCCCACCTGAAcccactgacctttaaaactccaggctttaatcCCTGAAGGTggtaaaaaaatcacaaaattttgcCCTTCTCACTTTCCAACGAATTTGCACTGTGATTTCATTTCCCCCATGTGTTCTGATGTGTGTTTGTCTCTCACTCTGCTCCACTACAatggctccctccccactgcagcaGCTATAaccatttctctcccaaacttCATCTGAACTTCCTAACTTCTTTGATGtgacctcttctctacctttagctGTGGAATTTGTTCTGCCCTTCTTTAGATCAATTCTGTGGTATTTAGGATGATGTGATAGTCAACTAGTTTTATTTGTGGGACAAAGGGAGTTTAGGTTCCTCCCATTCCACTGTCATCTTCTCTCACACACTTGTATCTTAATAAATAATATGCTTTGAATTAGAGTTAACATATTATTTTTGTGACTGAGTCCTCTATACCTCCCTGTCagcagtttttatttccttctaccttctttccatcttttggtTCTTCTTCATAAATGATTGCTGTCAGTCTAATAATAAAGTAAACAACATAAAATGTCAAGTTATTTAAAGACACACTAGTTAACCATATCTAACAAATTTAGCCACTGCTCCAGTATATCTTGAATTTAGTGGGGTGCCTACTTTAAGCTTCACTATGTACTCACCTTGCTGCTAAAGTGTCAACTACATCCCATGAGGATTTTCTCAGGGAATTGTCAAGTAATTTGTCCTGATTTCCCCCCATGACTGTGACTTTTAAGGAAGAAGAGATggaggaataaaatagaaatgtatcaTTGAGTTTCCTCAAAGGCAATGTGATATCTTCAAGAGAAACAATATATTGTCATCAAAATACTACCAGCCATATATTTAGACAGTTCTTTCTTTCCAAGACAAGAGAGCATGCTTTCTGCCAATTTTATCCAGTTTAAATTTTTGTGGCTTTAACATCTGGAGTTTTGTGTATTTCACTCCAAACCTCACATTGTGGAAACAGAAATACTCCATTATTTTGCTTATCTTCAggcatatttttttcacttaagaagaaaaaaggcaaagttaccatgattttatgttaaaatataagcATAGAAAActgtagatatttttttcttttgaaaacattttcaacattttcttttgaaaacattgtCCATGTTGGCAAAGGCTTGATTTGTTGTGAACTTGGTGAGATTTCCCACTCTTTTGAATAGGGTGCAATTAGATTCCAAAGTGGTTTGTGTAACACAAATACAACACCATTAAGATAAATAACATTACATACAAATAAGTggtgacactttaaaaaatatcaaagtggCTGGTAAGCAAttgattgaattttaaaaatttatttaattttacacaGTATTGAACCTAGCAAAAGTCATATAAGGAAGGCTTAATTCTTTTACATGACATGCAAATTCTGCAGTAGAGAATAAAATGAGGAGTAAAAGGAAAACACCTCTCAAATTTATAGTAGTAAAGTAGTAGCattacttcattccttcttaagGTCTATAAGGATTTTTCTATCTACTTAAAATCAGATAACAGATAGCTGACCTGCCATTAGTATGGATAGCCCTGGAATGCTGTATAAGATACATATTGGTGTGTTGAGTTTTGGAAATTGTTGTTATTATAGAAATGGCATGTCAAAATGTTTACAGTCTAGCTTATGCAGCACAAGTACATATGATGAAGCTATCTTTTTGTAAAGTTTTGAAAATGACTAGGAATCAATAAcagtacagagaagaaaataaaaagatatttgaatatttttgaagaaagctTCACTAGTGATAATAAAATAGCataaagcaggggcacctgggtggctcagtggcaaagtgtctgactttggctcaggtcatgatctcatggttcgtgagttcaagccctgcatctggctctgtgctgagagttcagagcctgcagcctgcttcagattctatgtctccatctctctctgcccctccacttctctctctctctctctctctctctctctctctctcaaaaataaataaacattaaaaaaataaaaaaaaaggggcgcctgggtggctcagtcggttaagcgtccgacttcggctcaggtcatgatctcacggttcatgggttcgagccccgcatcaggctctgtgctgacagctcagagcctggagcctgtttcagattctgtgtctccttctctctgtgaccctcccccgttcatgctctgtctctctctgtctcaaaaataaataaacattaaaaaaaaaattaaaaaaaaataaaaaataaaaaataaaaaataccataaagcaaacaaagagagaagacactGAACAGTAGAAGTAAAAATAGATCTATAAATGCAGAGCGTAGGTATATATTAAAAGTGACCACCTAACGGGGGGACTAAATTTGGAAGGTAATTGGGATGCCCAGAGTTAAGGAAAACTGTGGAGAAAATTACACATGATTGCAGACTTAAAGCAGTATATTACATAACCagtaatacagaaagaaaatattgctatttctagagggacagaaagaggggaatGGATTGTGAAGGGTGAACCATCCCCGGTCAGAAACAACTGCTTTCTAGTCCCATTGAGTGGAAGTCCTGGGCTTCAAGGCAAAGTGGAGTCTGGTCTCAGGAATTTAATCTGCATTGCTGGGAAAAATTGATAACAACATGTAAGTTGCCTgataaggggtgtgtgtgtgtgtgtgtgtgtgtgtgtatgtgtgtgtttgagttTATTAGAAGATGATACTTTCAGTTTTATCATGTTCAGGTTAAAATAAATAGTAGTGTAAAATAAACTAGATTTCTGATTTAGATATCTAAATCTTGGATTTGGTAAATTAAGTGATATCTTTGGAGGGACAAGTAGAACTGAGAAAGGATAgagtcaaaagaaaagagagagaaatagaaatgtagAGTAAATGGTGgctaaaattgaaagaaaaagggTGAAATAATAGTAAGTGGTAATCACATAAGCAAACTAGTAAAAGGAAGGTCTACAAATAGATGGTtagatgttaattttaaaattcttagacATACAGATGATACACTTATGAGTATGGGTATGGATATGAACATATACCCAACTTAACTTAAGACCAGCTCAGGTTATACTGTTAATTATTAAAAGTTTTCTGTTTACTCTTGAAACTGTCTGGATTTGGATGTTAAGTTTTAAGAACTCAGTGGATAGAGAAagagatatacatatacaaataagtATAACCACTTCTATGCACATGTGTGTTCATAAATTTCTGAGTACATAAGTGTGTGTTCTATGCATCAACTGAACACTATTCTTGGATGAATTATTCCTATGAATTTATTCTAAAGTGAGTATTGATACATTCTGCTTTCTATTATAATGGCTGTAAACATGCTCTGGGACATAGAAGCTTTCTGAGTGCTTCTTTGACCTCCATGTTTTTCAGGCTGTAGATCATGGGGTTTAACATTGGGGTTATAACCCCGTATACCATGGAGATGAGTCTGTCTCTGGCGGGAGAGTGTGGACTGGATGAAGGGCGAATGTAGGTAAATATTGTTGTGCCATAGAACAGGCAGACCACTAGGAGGTGGGAAGCACATGTGGAGAAAGCTTTGTGCTTCCCTTCCACTGACTGGATCTTTAGAATGGTGGATATGATGTAGATATAAGAGATAAAGGTGGCTAGGAAGGCGCTGATCCCTAGGATGCCTCCTACCACCAAAACAAGCATTTCAGCTACATAAGTGGATGAGCATGAGAGGGCTACCACGGGGGGGATGTCACAGTAGTACTGGTTAACGCGGTTGGACTTGCAAAAAGACAGGCGGAATGTGGACACTGTATGGAGAAGGGAATTGAGAAATCCTGCTGCCCACGTCCCAGCTGTCAGCTGGACACAGCGAACCTTGGTCATGATGAGCATGTAACGGAGGGGGAAACAGATGGCCACATACCGGTCATAAGCCATGACAGCAAGAAGGAAGACTTCAGTCCCTGCCAGGGCCACCAGGAAATAAAGTTGTAAAGCACATCCAAGGAAGGAGATGCTGTGGTGCTTAGTCAAAAGATTCTCCAGCATCTTGGGGACAGTAGCTGATGGGCAGAATATGTCTAAGAGGGACAAATTTACCAAAAAGTAATACATGGGTGTATGTAGCTTTTTCTCAGTCCCAATGGCCAAGACAATGGCCCCATTTCCTACCAAAGTGACCTGATAGATGATGGCAAAGACCACAAAGAGAGGGTAGCGCACCTCAGGGAGGTCAGAGAGCCCTATGAGGATAAACTGAGTCACGGTGGTAAGATTGTAAATGTCCATCTCCTCTCTCCACAAGGgatttttctggaagaaatgaaacaaacaaggTAGAGTAAAAAGCCAAGGATGAGAAATTCTTGGAAAAAAGTTGGTGTGTGGCTGATGAGTTCTGTTGCTATGATAGAGATTTAACTTactagaaaaactgaaaaacaatatCTGTATTCATGTTTCTTGAAATAGTCATCcatatttctttataaagaagCAGACTTCTGAGAAACTAAAGAGACAATAAAGATTTGCATTCTCAATAAAACAGTTATGAATCTTTCTTCAGTGTTTGGGATTTCACAATTCAGTGAACATTGGTGGTGTGCTTCTCACAACACTTGGGTATATACATTATTTTGCCTCGTATTATCTAAATGTGTACAATTTTATGCACGAGGTAAATTCTGAGTAGCTTGAAAGGGCAAACATGCATTTTACATGATATACAATTTGAATAACTATTAGCAACTAGGAGACATATAATGTAAGAATGTTTATCTAAATAATTGTTCACTAACAAAAAGTGGATGGTGTGGTTTCTGTTTTAACAAATTGTTTCTACTGGTAAGAAATAGATGTGGGAATGCTTTTATAacttcaaaattataataatttaaatatgaacATTAGCATTTATCTTTCCACAAAAAGCatacttaaaatacattaaatacattaaaatagccagtaaaatataaataaaatcatggtgcacctcggtggctcagtcagtaagcatcctatcttgatttttgctcaggacatgatatcacagttcatgacatAGAGCCCGCTGTCGGGCTCCACAAAGcaaacacagagcctgcttgagattctctctccctttctctctgcccttcccccctgctctcaaaataaatacacttaaaatatatataaataaaacctgGGTGACAGTGTTTGTAAACAAATCTATTTACATAATATTCAATGTCTTTAcacttaagatttaaaatttcaCCACATGTCAAATTGTTTGAAGATATATggagtttaaaattatatatataatcagaaaTGATAATATCTTATTTAAATAGTTAATTAGGATGACTATATACAGAACTGATCCTCTGGCTGtacaaactcatttaattttaatgcattGGTATGTAGTTTAATAGTCCACATAATCTTAATGTTTAAgagtatttgtaaaaaaataacttatttattttttttagttttagaaaaaaaaactgtaactgACCTTCCACAAATCAACACCTTCGCTGATGTTTTGTCactttgaaactattttctatatttaatgtCATATGTATCAGatagtaaacattaaattctATGTTAAACACTAATTGTTTAACCACATTTAGTGATTTGACTTTTTTTACCCACATTTAgtgatttgacttttttttaacaatgtgaaataagtcaaaaaCATTCTAATGAACATAAAAACTAGTTCTATATCAGATAACATAATCAACATGCATCATTCATAACATAATGCACATTCTCCGAACTTTgttctttattaactttttaaaacaagtgtACAGTCTCCACCCATAGAATTCAGAATTTGTTTACTTGGTGATGGAACTTTATTTACCTCAGCAATATCCTCCTCTTGAagtcattatttaaatttatatattaactttttaattagaaaaataagagcaaTCTTTTCATTAATGATTTATAGTTGAGAAGGAAGTTCTATAACATTCCTTTTTATCACAGAATATGGATAATCCATATACTAAAGAATCTGAGAAATTTGTGTGAAATGCAATATCTCACCTGCTTTGTGGGATTGGTGTAACTGTAAGCATGAATGTATatgaaatcagttttttttttcctttttggtgtcTTAGGCAACcaaagatatatttagaattggGACAAGGGATGCGTGGCTAAGATATATTTCTCTTGGAAATTACCCACAAGTCAATCTATCCTATTATTTATAAGACTTACCATATGCATGATGTGAAATCCAAATGTACCATAAATAAAGCTGGTTTCTTTAGCAAATAGTTCCTTCCAATTTCTACtatataaaggaaaacaacatCACTCagttaaacaaaaataatcatcaaaaaaTCTTAGGTCTtgaaataattcaatatttataatttatttgaacaTCAACatcaagaaaattatatttaacatatctttaaaaataggaGGATTATTTTTGTTAGAGGCATATTGTTAAAGAGGTTCTGTAGGCTTTTTAACACAATGACTGATAgctaataaatggaaagaattagCAATATCCAAGATTTAATCTTTCTACCCACTTTATAGCATCCTTCTTGTCTGTTGGATCTCATGGATCCAATTTTCTCGGGAGTGTACATTCATGTCAACGGGTCAGAAAAATTCGTTAGGTACATCAGCATTCTACTTACAGAGGTTTTAGACACACGCTTCTATGGACATGCTTAATATTTAGTGCTGAAATTAAGCTAtgttaagcatttatttaaatatacaatctataattttcaaaattcctcACTTTATCTTATTCATTCAGTATAAGTTTTAACTAGTTTCTTAAGTGTATATGTTTTACCACCTTACTAACATCTTCACAATcatccaattatttattttagcttcaGAAGTCCAGATTTTAACATACaaatttcttttcaagtttaagCGTACTCACTGTTAACACAAATATTCAACAGGcacagctgggtgactcagtatgttaagcatctgattcttgatttcagcgcagatcatgatgtcacagttcattgattgagccccacatgaggctctgtgctgacagcatagaccctacttggaattctctctctctcactctctctacccttccccagctggcatgctcacactctctttctctcaaaaatagacattaaaaaataatcaacattaaGAAAGCCAAATGATCTAGTCACAAAAAGCAttaataattaaaagcaaaattctcACTTATATATAGGGTGTCTATTGCATTTTATTCTATAGTTGATATCATGCACACTTTTCCCTtaggaaaatatataatgacTCTAGAGAGAATATTCAGCTTTTCTTCATATATCTAAATTACTACCAACAATTTAATAATGGGgacttattaataataatataaacatactAATTTTATAGTCAATCTAGTGGAAATGGATAAAAAGGTTAAATTATAGAAGAGTAAAAATTTGTGACGTGTTTAATTGTCTAACGTAAAATTGTGCATTCGGTGATTGTAGATAAAAGGCATATAGATGTTCATTATGCCCTTCCAATTTTttctataactttgtaatattttcaataaaatgttgcAGGGAAAATTTTGACAAATGACATTATCCAGAGTTATCTGGCTACATGGGCTTCTAtgtttgtagtttttaatttaaatttttaaataataacttgcAATATTTGTAATCTCTTTTTAGGTCTTTGCATTTTTTCTCATGTACTTTATGGAATAGATTTCATCATCAActgtgttttatgttatttttaccttttagaCCTTTGGACAATAGAGGTGTACACtatgttataaaataataagaaatcatCCCTATATTTTCTATCACATTGTCTCAAATCTTTCCTTTCCTCAGCTTCCCTTTGGTTGATTACTGTATTTGTTGGAAAGTTTGATACACTTGAATCCAAGAAAGTCCCCCTCAAAAATGTTGCTTAATCAAaatgacactttttatttttctttccactctaAAGAAATATAGAGATAAATGCCGCTTTTAAACATCACCCTTAGGTTTTTCTTAAGCTTTGTGTTCATATTGCTCTTAAGGAACCAAAGGAACATGGCagctccatccatccatgcacttCATTACTGTGACTCCAATCATCCATACACATGGTCCCCAATCAGTGTCTCAGGGTCCTGACCcctggaaagagggaaagggatgCAAGCTGAGTTGAGCCACTTGGAAAAGCCTTTCTGAAAGCAATTATTAGAATTCTAGTTACTCTAAATTTGAAAGCGTTATCTGACCACTCTCAGGTTCCAAGGAATcctggaaattttaaatttcagacaCCTTTAGAAAGCAACTAGCAATTTAAAGGAGTACATATACTCTGAGTTCTTATTTTGGATAATAATATGTACAAaaaaagcatgtatttttttttattttatgctattaGTTTATCATATTTGTAATAACTAACTTAATGGAcattggaagcttaaccgactaagccacccagatgcctcaagtGTTgccaatatttaaattattttgtttattttcttcctcttgagtatatatattttatataatacaagTTTCTTGTTAGAATACAGTCTTCAAATAGTTTATTACACTGTATTTTGTAATTTCGTT
This window encodes:
- the LOC122229761 gene encoding olfactory receptor 5V1-like — its product is MDIYNLTTVTQFILIGLSDLPEVRYPLFVVFAIIYQVTLVGNGAIVLAIGTEKKLHTPMYYFLVNLSLLDIFCPSATVPKMLENLLTKHHSISFLGCALQLYFLVALAGTEVFLLAVMAYDRYVAICFPLRYMLIMTKVRCVQLTAGTWAAGFLNSLLHTVSTFRLSFCKSNRVNQYYCDIPPVVALSCSSTYVAEMLVLVVGGILGISAFLATFISYIYIISTILKIQSVEGKHKAFSTCASHLLVVCLFYGTTIFTYIRPSSSPHSPARDRLISMVYGVITPMLNPMIYSLKNMEVKEALRKLLCPRACLQPL